A stretch of DNA from Sphingomonas sp. SORGH_AS_0879:
CTTTCCCAACCGGGCAGCACCGTATCGAGCGCCTCGGCCATCGCATCGTGCAGGCTCGGCTCGATCCGATCGAGGTCACGCCCGCATTGCTCGAACAGAGGCCGCCAACTGGCATGACCCATCGAATTGGGTCGGTTCAGCGGGAAATCCGCGACCGCGCGGTGCATCGCCCCCATCGCATCCGCCGCCGCCAGCGCCTGTGCCGGGGTGGGGTGCGACAGCGATACGCCGGTCAGGAACTGGATCAGGCAGGCGGGGCGACCGGCCAGCTCCTGAATTTCCACGCCCTGACGGTCCTTGATCGCGGGCGGTACGGCCAGCCCCTTGGCCGCGAGATGGTCGAGCAGCGCGAGGAAGAAGGGCAGGTCGCCCGATGCCACCCGCTTTTCGTACAGCGTCAGGATGAACCGAGCGGCGGTGGTGTCGACCAGATAATTACTGTTCTCTACCCCCTCCGCGATCCCTTTCGCCGAGATCAGTTCGCCAGCGTCATAGCGCCCCAGAAACGCCGACAGCGCCTCCGCCGAAACCTGCGTATAGACGGCCATGGTTCAGGCGGCCGCTTCCAGCCCGCGCGGCAGCTTGAACGCGATGGTTTCGCGCGTCGTCTCTTCCTCGCGTTCGGTGACGGTGAAGCGCTCCGACAGGCGATCGACCAGTTCGCGGACCAGCAGTTCGGGCGCGGAGGCGCCTGCGGTCAGACCCAGGGTCTTCACACCATTCAGGAATGCCCAGTCGAGATCGGCGGCGCGCTGGATCAGCATGGCGCGCTTGCCTGCCCGCTCGGCGACCTCGACCAGCCGCAGCGAATTGGAGGAATTGGGCGCGCCGATCACCAGCACCGCGTCGCATTCGGCGGCGATCGCCTTGACGGCGGCCTGGCGGTTGGAGGTGGCGTAGCAGATATCCTCGCCGCGTGGTGCCAGGATGCTGGGGAAACGACGCTGCAACGCCTCGATGGTGGCGGCGGTGTCGTCGACCGACAGGGTGGTCTGGGTCAGGAATGCCAGATTATCCGGGTCGGCGGGGGTGAAGGCTTCCACATCCGCGACCGTCTCGACCAGCGACATGGAGCCTTGCGGCACCTGGCCGAAGGTGCCGATGACCTCCGGGTGGCCCGCATGGCCGATGAAGACGATGTGGCGACCCATCTCGACCAGCCGCTCGGCCTGACGATGGACCTTGGAAACCAGCGGGCAGGTGGCGTCGAAATAGGCGAGGCCGCGATTCTCGGCATCGGCGGGCACCGACTTGGGCACGCCATGCGCGGAGAAGACGACATGCGCGTTGGCGGGGACCTCGTCCAGTTCCTCGACGAAGATCGCGCCCTTGGCCTTCAGGCTGTCGACCACGAACCTGTTGTGGACGATCTCGTGCCGCACATAGACCGGCGCACCGTGCTTTTCGAGCGCGAGCTCGACGATGCGGATGGCACGGTCCACTCCGGCGCAAAATCCGCGCGGTGCGGCGATCAACAGGTCGAGGGGCGGCTTGGGGCTGTCGGTCATGGTGTCGGCTCTACGCCATTGCTTGCGCGCGTCCAACCCGGTTCCTATGCTGGCGACCAAACCGGCATCCTGCTTCGGCATCCAGAATAGGCGTTTCGACCTGTGAAAGCATCGTTTCTCGCTCCCGTCGCCCTTGCGCTCGTTCTCGGGGGCTGCGCCCGTACCGGTGAGATCGACGCCTCGGGCGGCATCACCGCTGTCCGCTCGGCCTGTCCGATTGTGGGGGTCGCGGCGGGAACCGGCGACGTGACCCTGTTCAAGACGCCGGGCGCGACGGATGAGCGGTCGATCGATCTGGTCGCCAACATGACCAATGTCCGCGGCAATTGCGCGGATTCGGGCACCGACATCGTCACCAGCGTGACCTTCAATGTCGAGGCGCGGCGGACCGACACCACGACGGCGCGCGATGTCGTCCTGCCCTATTATATTGCGATCGTGCGCGGCGGCACCAATGTCGTCGCCAAGCGGATCAGCCGGGTCAACATCCACTTCGACGCGGGCCAGGCGCGCGGGCAGGTCGCCGGGGAGGCATCGGCCACCGTCGCACGCTCGGCGGCGACCCTGCCCGACGATGTGCGCGAAAAGCTGACCCGCCGTCGCAAGGCCGGGGACGAGGATGCGGCGGTCGATCCGCTGACCAACCCCGAAGTCCGCCAGGCGGTGGCGAGCGCCAGCTTCGAGGCGCTGGTCGGGTTCCAACTGACCGACGCGCAGTTGAAATATAACGCGACTCGGTAATCCGGCGAGGTTGCCGCCCCTCCACCACGCCCTGCGGGCGCGGTCCCCCTCCCCAAGCTTACTTGGGGAGGAATGGGGTCTTCCAATCCTCCCCATCTCCGATGGGGAGGGGGACCGCCGCGAAGCGGTGGTGGAGGGGGATGGCCCCCAGCTATCCACATCTTTACGCGCACCGGCCATCGTTCCCCAATTGACTCGGAACCACTCGCCCGGCAGAGGGCGCGGCGTCGATGTCGGACATGTCCGACATAGGCGCGCGCGGGAGAGCGTCGGGTTCATCTTTCAGGTGACGAAACCCGGCCGCCGAAGGAGCAACCACCCCGGAATCTCTCAGGCAAATGGGACCGCGCGATCGCCATCGACACTCTGGAAAGCGCGCTTCGGCCTCGGGCCGCGGCGCCACCGAAGGGGTAAGCCGGATTTCCGGCGAAAGCTCTCAGGTTCCGTGACAGAGGGGGATCGGATCGGGTAAGGACAGGTACGTCCCTAGCCGACACCCTTTTGACGGAGACCGGCCCCGTGAGCGACGCAACCGACCTGAACGTAGAAGACGCCCCCGAGGGTCAGGAGATCATCCAGACGCTGCCGCTGGACGCCTGGCATCGTGCGCGCGGTGGCCGGATGGTCCCGTTCGCGGGCTATCACATGCCCGTCCAGTATGAAGGCATCATGGCCGAGCATCTCTGGACCCGCGAATCGGCCGGGCTGTTCGACGTCAGCCATATGGGCCAGGTGGTCTTCACCGGTGAGAATGGCCTAGCGCCGGTCATCACCGCGCTGGAAAAGGTCCTGCCGGGCGACATCACCGGGCTGGGTGACCGGAAGAACCGCTATTCGCTGCTGCTGAACGAAGAGGGCGGCATCCTCGACGACCTGATGGTGACGAAGCGCACCCTCGACGGCGCGGACGAACTCTACATGGTCGTCAACGGTGCGACCAAATATGACGACATCGCCTATCTGCTCGACTTCATCCCCGATGATGCGACGCTGAACCTGCTCGACGAGCAGGCGCTGCTGGCGCTCCAGGGGCCGAAGGCGGTCGACGCGCTGGCGCGGATCGTGCCGGGCGTCGAGGACTTGGTGTTCATGACCGCCGCCGATTTCGTGTGGCACGACGTGCCGCTGTGGATCAGCCGCTCGGGCTATACCGGCGAGGACGGTTATGAAATCTCGATCCCGGCGGACCATGCGGCCGCCTTTGCCGACCTGCTCTGCGAACAGGCGGAAGTGAAGCCGATCGGCCTGGGCGCGCGCGACTCGCTGCGTCTGGAGGCGGGGCTGCCGCTCTACGGCCATGACCTCGACCCCGAGACGACGCCGGTGATGGCCGATCTGGGCTTCGCGCTCGCCAAGAAGCGCCGCGAGGCCGCCGATTTCCTGGGGGCCGGGCGTATCCTCGCCGAGCGTGAGAACGGCCCCGCCGTCAAGCGCGTCGGCCTGACCGTCGCGGGTCGCCAGCCGGTGCGCGAGGGCGCGTCGGTGGTCGCCGAGGACGGCTCGGTCATCGGTCGGGTCACCAGCGGCGGCTTCGCCCCCTCGCTCGGTGCGCCGATCGCCATGGCCTATGTGCCGACCGATCTGGCCGCCCCCGGCACGGCGGTGAAACTTCTTCAGCGCGGCAAGACCCATGACGCCACCGTCACGGCAATGCCCTTCGTCCCCCATCGTTACGTTCGTTCAGGAGCCAAGTGACCATGAGCCGCT
This window harbors:
- the thrB gene encoding homoserine kinase, translating into MAVYTQVSAEALSAFLGRYDAGELISAKGIAEGVENSNYLVDTTAARFILTLYEKRVASGDLPFFLALLDHLAAKGLAVPPAIKDRQGVEIQELAGRPACLIQFLTGVSLSHPTPAQALAAADAMGAMHRAVADFPLNRPNSMGHASWRPLFEQCGRDLDRIEPSLHDAMAEALDTVLPGWESQTLDACVIHADLFPDNVLVLGDRVTGLIDFYFACTDFRIYDLAIMHSAWSFDASGETYAPEIGAALVEGYRRHFPLSEAERAAFARLAMGACIRFALSRAWDWLNTPADALVTRKDPLAYWRRYIAYRDGKAGL
- the gcvT gene encoding glycine cleavage system aminomethyltransferase GcvT, coding for MSDATDLNVEDAPEGQEIIQTLPLDAWHRARGGRMVPFAGYHMPVQYEGIMAEHLWTRESAGLFDVSHMGQVVFTGENGLAPVITALEKVLPGDITGLGDRKNRYSLLLNEEGGILDDLMVTKRTLDGADELYMVVNGATKYDDIAYLLDFIPDDATLNLLDEQALLALQGPKAVDALARIVPGVEDLVFMTAADFVWHDVPLWISRSGYTGEDGYEISIPADHAAAFADLLCEQAEVKPIGLGARDSLRLEAGLPLYGHDLDPETTPVMADLGFALAKKRREAADFLGAGRILAERENGPAVKRVGLTVAGRQPVREGASVVAEDGSVIGRVTSGGFAPSLGAPIAMAYVPTDLAAPGTAVKLLQRGKTHDATVTAMPFVPHRYVRSGAK
- the ispH gene encoding 4-hydroxy-3-methylbut-2-enyl diphosphate reductase; the protein is MTDSPKPPLDLLIAAPRGFCAGVDRAIRIVELALEKHGAPVYVRHEIVHNRFVVDSLKAKGAIFVEELDEVPANAHVVFSAHGVPKSVPADAENRGLAYFDATCPLVSKVHRQAERLVEMGRHIVFIGHAGHPEVIGTFGQVPQGSMSLVETVADVEAFTPADPDNLAFLTQTTLSVDDTAATIEALQRRFPSILAPRGEDICYATSNRQAAVKAIAAECDAVLVIGAPNSSNSLRLVEVAERAGKRAMLIQRAADLDWAFLNGVKTLGLTAGASAPELLVRELVDRLSERFTVTEREEETTRETIAFKLPRGLEAAA